The following coding sequences are from one Streptomyces sp. NBC_00536 window:
- a CDS encoding DeoR/GlpR family DNA-binding transcription regulator yields MFAAERRQLILEMVRANGAVSLRELARVVQTSEVTVRRDVRALEAEGLLDRRHGGAVLPGGFTRESGFPQKSHLATAEKTAIADVAASLVEEGEAIVVGAGTTTQELARRLARVPGLTVVTNSLLVAQALAHANRVEVVMTGGTLRGSNYALVGSGAEQSLQGLRVSRAFLSGSGLTAERGLSTSNMLSASVDRALVAAAAEVVVLADHTKLGTDTMFQTVPTDVITRLVTDEPQPHDDRAATELQALADQGVQITVAGGTAAPAADGMQGRRPRRDSPLPVQRRGGPTAQLRSAPSGMLEQQAGERARVADMRRR; encoded by the coding sequence GTGTTCGCTGCAGAACGTCGTCAATTGATCCTCGAAATGGTGCGCGCCAACGGAGCGGTATCGCTCCGTGAGCTCGCCCGCGTCGTCCAGACCTCCGAAGTGACCGTACGGCGGGACGTGCGGGCACTGGAGGCAGAAGGACTCCTCGACCGCCGGCACGGCGGTGCGGTCTTGCCGGGCGGTTTCACGCGGGAGTCCGGCTTTCCGCAAAAGTCCCATCTCGCGACGGCGGAGAAAACCGCCATTGCCGATGTCGCGGCGAGTCTCGTCGAAGAAGGCGAGGCCATCGTCGTCGGCGCGGGCACCACGACCCAGGAGCTGGCCCGCCGGCTCGCCCGGGTGCCCGGTCTGACCGTCGTCACCAATTCGCTGCTCGTCGCCCAGGCACTGGCGCACGCCAACCGGGTCGAGGTCGTGATGACCGGCGGCACCCTGCGCGGGTCCAACTACGCGCTGGTCGGCAGCGGGGCCGAGCAGTCCCTCCAAGGGCTGCGCGTCTCCCGGGCGTTCCTGTCCGGCAGCGGCCTGACCGCCGAACGCGGGCTGTCCACGTCCAACATGCTCTCCGCGAGCGTGGACCGGGCACTCGTCGCGGCGGCCGCCGAGGTCGTGGTCCTGGCCGACCACACCAAGCTCGGTACGGACACCATGTTCCAGACGGTGCCCACGGACGTCATCACCCGGCTGGTGACGGACGAACCGCAGCCGCACGACGACCGGGCCGCCACCGAGCTCCAGGCGCTGGCCGACCAGGGCGTTCAGATCACGGTCGCCGGGGGCACCGCCGCCCCCGCCGCCGACGGCATGCAGGGGCGGCGTCCGCGCCGGGACTCCCCGCTGCCCGTACAGCGCCGTGGCGGCCCCACCGCCCAACTGCGCAGCGCCCCTTCGGGGATGCTGGAGCAGCAGGCGGGGGAGCGCGCCAGGGTCGCGGACATGCGCCGCCGCTAG
- a CDS encoding acetyl/propionyl/methylcrotonyl-CoA carboxylase subunit alpha, translating to MRKVLIANRGEIAVRVARACRDAGIASVSVYADPDRDALHVRAADEAFALGGDTPAASYLDIAKVLQAAADSGADAIHPGYGFLSENADFAQAVIDAGLIWIGPPPQAIRDLGDKVAARHIALRAGAPLVAGTPDPVSGSDEVVAFAAEHGLPVAIKAAFGGGGRGLKVARTLEEIPELYDSAVREAVAAFGRGECFVEQYLDKPRHVETQCLADSHGNVVVVSTRDCSLQRRHQKLVEEAPAPFLSEAQNAELYAASKAILKEAGYVGAGTVEFLVSADGLISFLEVNTRLQVEHPVTEEVAGIDLVREMFRIADGEELGYGDPVLRGHSFEFRINGEDPGRGFLPAPGTVTKFAAPSGPGVRLDAGVESGSVIGPAWDSLLAKLIVTGATREQALQRAARALAEFEIEGMATAIPFHRAVVADPAFAPADGTPFTVHTRWIETEFVNEIPAFVVPATDDEPDEPGRETVVVEVGGKRLEVSLPSSLGMTLARTAAAGGAKPKRRAAKKSGPAASGDTLASPMQGTIVKVAVEEGQQVNEGDLIVVLEAMKMEQPLNAHRSGTIVGLAAEVGGSVTSGATICEIKD from the coding sequence GTGCGCAAGGTGCTCATCGCCAACCGTGGCGAAATCGCTGTCCGCGTTGCTCGGGCTTGCCGGGACGCCGGGATCGCCAGCGTATCCGTGTACGCCGATCCGGACCGGGACGCTCTGCATGTCCGCGCGGCCGACGAGGCTTTCGCGCTGGGCGGTGACACCCCGGCCGCCAGCTACCTGGACATCGCGAAGGTCCTCCAGGCGGCAGCCGATTCCGGAGCGGACGCCATCCACCCCGGATACGGCTTCCTGTCGGAGAACGCCGACTTCGCGCAGGCCGTCATCGACGCGGGCCTGATCTGGATCGGCCCGCCCCCGCAGGCCATCCGCGACCTGGGTGACAAGGTCGCCGCCCGGCACATCGCGCTGCGCGCCGGGGCCCCGCTCGTCGCGGGCACCCCCGACCCGGTCTCCGGCAGCGACGAGGTCGTCGCCTTCGCCGCCGAGCACGGGCTGCCGGTCGCGATCAAGGCCGCCTTCGGCGGCGGCGGCCGCGGCCTGAAGGTCGCCCGTACCCTCGAAGAGATCCCCGAGCTGTACGACTCGGCGGTCCGCGAGGCCGTCGCCGCCTTCGGGCGCGGCGAGTGCTTCGTCGAGCAGTACCTCGACAAGCCGCGCCACGTGGAGACCCAGTGCCTGGCCGACTCCCACGGCAACGTGGTCGTCGTCTCCACCCGTGACTGCTCGCTGCAGCGCCGCCACCAGAAGCTGGTCGAGGAAGCCCCCGCCCCGTTCCTGAGCGAGGCCCAGAACGCGGAGCTGTACGCCGCTTCGAAGGCGATCCTGAAGGAAGCCGGCTACGTCGGCGCCGGCACGGTCGAGTTCCTCGTCTCCGCCGACGGCCTGATCTCCTTCCTGGAGGTCAACACCCGCCTCCAGGTCGAGCACCCGGTCACCGAAGAGGTCGCCGGCATCGACCTGGTCCGCGAGATGTTCCGGATCGCCGACGGCGAGGAACTCGGTTACGGCGACCCGGTCCTGCGCGGGCACTCCTTCGAGTTCCGCATCAACGGCGAGGACCCGGGCCGCGGCTTCCTGCCCGCCCCCGGCACCGTCACCAAGTTCGCCGCGCCCTCGGGCCCGGGCGTCCGCCTCGACGCGGGCGTCGAGTCCGGCAGCGTCATCGGCCCGGCCTGGGACTCGCTCCTGGCCAAGCTGATCGTCACCGGCGCCACCCGCGAGCAGGCCCTGCAGCGCGCGGCCCGCGCGCTCGCCGAGTTCGAGATCGAGGGCATGGCCACAGCCATCCCGTTCCACCGCGCGGTCGTCGCCGACCCCGCGTTCGCGCCCGCCGACGGCACCCCGTTCACGGTCCACACCCGGTGGATCGAGACCGAGTTCGTCAACGAGATCCCCGCGTTCGTGGTCCCCGCGACCGACGACGAGCCGGACGAGCCGGGCCGCGAGACCGTCGTGGTCGAGGTCGGCGGCAAGCGCCTGGAGGTCTCGCTGCCCTCCAGCCTGGGCATGACCCTGGCCCGTACCGCGGCCGCCGGGGGCGCCAAGCCCAAGCGGCGCGCGGCGAAGAAGTCCGGTCCGGCCGCGTCCGGCGACACCCTCGCGTCCCCGATGCAGGGCACCATCGTCAAGGTCGCCGTCGAAGAGGGCCAGCAGGTCAACGAGGGCGACCTGATCGTCGTACTCGAAGCCATGAAGATGGAGCAGCCGCTCAACGCGCACCGCTCCGGCACCATCGTCGGCCTGGCCGCCGAGGTCGGCGGCTCGGTCACCTCGGGCGCGACCATCTGCGAGATCAAGGACTGA